A window of Streptomyces armeniacus contains these coding sequences:
- a CDS encoding acyl-CoA synthetase, translating into MTPLFPAVREAAPHTALRFGERTLTYAGLAGAAAPLAARIRTAGRVAVWATPSLETAVGVVAALLAGVPAVPVNPRTGGRELAHIVADSAPATVLAAPGAELPAELAEVPRTDVDVTPDAAPDAPGTGPHSVELPPEPGEETTALIIYTSGTTGPPKGVVLPRRALAHTLDGLADAWQWTDRDVLVHALPLFHVHGLVLGVLGPLRRGGSVRHLGRFGTEAVAAELADGGTMFFGVPTMYHRMAEAVGDDPALGSALSGARLLVSGSAALPVSDHQRLTKATGQRVIERYGMTETLMNTSVRVDGDSATGSVGVPLPGVGLRLVDESGEPAVPADGESVGEIQVRGANLFTEYLNRPDATQEAFADGGWFRTGDMAARDPDGSVRIVGRKATDLIKSGGYKIGAGEIENVLLEHPQVAEVAVTGEPDPDLGERVVAWIVPADALSPPDAQALADHVATQLAPHKRPRAVRFRDGLPRNDMGKVLKRALHA; encoded by the coding sequence GTGACCCCGCTCTTCCCCGCCGTCCGCGAGGCCGCGCCACACACGGCTCTCCGCTTCGGCGAGCGCACGCTGACGTACGCCGGACTGGCCGGTGCGGCGGCCCCGTTGGCGGCGCGCATCCGTACGGCGGGCCGCGTCGCCGTCTGGGCGACGCCCAGCCTGGAGACCGCCGTCGGGGTCGTCGCGGCGCTGCTGGCGGGCGTGCCCGCCGTCCCCGTCAACCCCCGTACGGGCGGCCGGGAACTCGCGCACATCGTGGCCGACAGCGCACCGGCCACCGTTCTCGCCGCTCCCGGCGCGGAGCTGCCCGCCGAGCTGGCGGAGGTGCCCCGTACGGACGTCGACGTGACGCCGGACGCCGCCCCGGACGCACCCGGAACCGGGCCGCACAGCGTGGAACTGCCGCCCGAGCCGGGCGAGGAGACCACCGCACTGATCATCTACACCTCCGGTACCACGGGCCCGCCCAAGGGCGTCGTCCTCCCGCGCCGCGCGCTCGCGCACACGCTGGACGGCCTCGCCGACGCCTGGCAGTGGACGGACCGCGACGTCCTCGTGCACGCGCTGCCGCTGTTCCACGTACACGGGCTCGTGCTCGGCGTGCTGGGCCCGCTGCGCCGAGGCGGCTCCGTACGGCACCTCGGCCGGTTCGGCACGGAGGCCGTCGCGGCCGAACTGGCCGACGGCGGCACGATGTTCTTCGGAGTGCCGACGATGTACCACCGCATGGCGGAGGCCGTCGGCGACGACCCCGCCCTCGGCTCCGCCCTCTCCGGCGCCCGGCTGCTCGTGTCGGGTTCGGCGGCGCTGCCGGTGAGCGACCACCAGCGGCTCACGAAGGCCACCGGACAGCGCGTCATCGAGCGCTACGGCATGACCGAGACGCTGATGAACACCAGCGTGCGCGTGGACGGCGACAGCGCCACCGGCAGCGTCGGCGTACCGCTGCCCGGCGTCGGGCTCCGGCTGGTCGACGAGTCCGGCGAACCGGCCGTTCCGGCAGACGGCGAGAGCGTGGGCGAGATCCAGGTGCGCGGCGCGAACCTGTTCACCGAGTACCTCAACCGGCCGGACGCGACACAGGAGGCGTTCGCGGACGGCGGCTGGTTCCGTACGGGCGACATGGCGGCCCGGGACCCGGACGGCTCCGTGCGCATCGTCGGACGCAAGGCCACCGACCTCATCAAGAGCGGTGGTTACAAGATCGGCGCCGGTGAGATCGAGAACGTCCTGCTGGAGCACCCGCAGGTGGCCGAGGTGGCGGTCACCGGCGAGCCCGACCCTGACCTCGGCGAACGCGTCGTCGCCTGGATCGTGCCCGCCGACGCCCTGAGCCCGCCCGACGCGCAGGCGCTGGCCGACCACGTGGCGACCCAGCTCGCGCCGCACAAGCGGCCGC
- a CDS encoding glycoside hydrolase family 5 protein — translation MQHRVLHRRRLPWLALAAALTLALILTLQGRFQASAGPEPGGTGGTDGAGARAAAPAGSAVAENGRLEVCGERLCNEDGKAVQLRGMSTHGTQWYANCVTDGSLDVLADDWSADVLRVSTYVQEGGYESDPEGFTKLAQEIVDKAVERGMYAVIDWHQLTPGDPNANTDLAKRFFTDMASRYADQPNVFYEIANEPNGVSWADIKSYAEEVIPVIRERDPDGVALVGTRAWSSLGVSDGADEKEIVDNPVDAENIMYTFHFYAASHDDEYLDTLSRAADSLPVFVTEFGTQNSAGEGANDFGMSQRYLDLMAEKGISWTNWNYSDDERSGAVFTQGTCESGDFGNDGNLKEAGSWIRDRIRG, via the coding sequence ATGCAGCACCGCGTACTCCACCGACGGAGACTGCCGTGGCTGGCCCTCGCGGCAGCCCTCACGCTCGCGCTCATCCTCACCCTGCAGGGCCGGTTCCAGGCCAGCGCCGGCCCGGAGCCGGGCGGCACGGGCGGTACGGACGGAGCGGGCGCGCGTGCCGCGGCACCGGCCGGATCGGCCGTGGCCGAGAACGGCCGGCTCGAGGTCTGCGGCGAGCGGCTGTGCAACGAGGACGGCAAGGCCGTACAGCTCAGGGGCATGAGCACGCACGGCACGCAGTGGTACGCGAACTGCGTCACCGACGGCTCGCTCGACGTCCTCGCCGACGACTGGAGCGCGGACGTCCTGCGCGTCTCCACGTACGTCCAGGAGGGCGGCTACGAGTCGGACCCCGAGGGCTTCACCAAGCTCGCCCAGGAGATCGTCGACAAGGCGGTCGAGCGCGGCATGTACGCCGTCATCGACTGGCACCAGCTGACCCCGGGCGACCCGAACGCCAACACGGACCTCGCCAAGCGGTTCTTCACCGACATGGCGTCCCGCTACGCGGACCAGCCGAACGTGTTCTACGAGATCGCCAACGAGCCCAACGGCGTCAGCTGGGCGGACATCAAGTCCTATGCCGAGGAGGTCATTCCGGTGATCCGGGAGCGCGACCCGGACGGCGTCGCGCTCGTCGGCACCCGCGCCTGGTCCTCGCTCGGCGTGTCGGACGGCGCCGACGAGAAGGAGATCGTGGACAACCCGGTGGACGCCGAGAACATCATGTACACCTTCCACTTCTACGCCGCCTCGCACGACGACGAGTACCTGGACACCCTGTCGCGCGCGGCCGACAGCCTGCCCGTGTTCGTCACCGAGTTCGGCACGCAGAACTCCGCCGGCGAGGGCGCGAACGACTTCGGGATGTCGCAGCGCTACCTCGACCTGATGGCCGAGAAGGGCATCTCCTGGACCAACTGGAACTACTCGGACGACGAGCGCTCCGGCGCCGTCTTCACGCAGGGCACCTGCGAGTCCGGCGACTTCGGCAACGACGGCAACCTCAAGGAAGCCGGCAGCTGGATCCGCGACCGCATCCGCGGCTGA